A window of Exiguobacterium sp. FSL W8-0210 genomic DNA:
GCTCGACCTTTTATGCGCACTACACAGATAAATATGATTTGCTTGACCAAATCGTTGAGGAACAGATGATGGCGCTCGAACAAGCGATTCGGATTACAGGTACAGGCACCGTATTTCCGACAGTCGAGCAGGTGAGTCATTATTTTGCTCGTTTGTTCATTCACATTGAAGAAAATGAATTATTCTATCAGACGATGCTCGTTCAAGGACCGATCAAAACGTTCATCTCTCGTTTTCTTGATACATTGAAAGAAAATTATCGCCTCGTCTTTCGATCCCAAGTCGCAGAGGATGCGACTTTCGTCGATCGGGATTTGTTACTGAACTATGTCATTGGTGGACAGTTAGGATTATTGATTTCCTGGTTACGAAACGGTCGGCCATATTCATCCGCATATATGGCGGAGCAATTGAGCCGGATGATCGTCTTTGGAACGGTTGAGAGTATCGGTTTTCCTAAAGAGAC
This region includes:
- a CDS encoding TetR/AcrR family transcriptional regulator → MKESRDPRPKRSRDRITMELFRLLKTNSFSSITVKMLTDGAGVNRSTFYAHYTDKYDLLDQIVEEQMMALEQAIRITGTGTVFPTVEQVSHYFARLFIHIEENELFYQTMLVQGPIKTFISRFLDTLKENYRLVFRSQVAEDATFVDRDLLLNYVIGGQLGLLISWLRNGRPYSSAYMAEQLSRMIVFGTVESIGFPKETE